The sequence TGAGAAAAGATAATGTATACTATGTGCTTGCATGATTATGCTCCTATTCTCTTTTATGAGAAAAGCATGCACCTTTCTGCCTAGGACTCAGAATGACAGACACATGGAGCTGATTTGAACCAGCCTGGAGCAGAACCATCATAATAAGCCAGTTCATAGATTTTATGTTCGAAAAGCAAATGTTTGTCTTTTAGAGCCACTGAGATTGTGGGGTTGTTACATGGCACTATCTAATCAAAACTTGACTGAATTAAATCATTCATCTAAGTAAAAGAAAATTAGGCagatttagtgatttttttttttttttttttttttgcttaggattatagGGGAAAGAACCAACTCAGCCCTGGTgatcttctttcattttaataaatttagtatgttattttaaagtagcatattttctttctactttatgCAGAAATCACATTTCTTATACTAGGTTTATCACCATCCATTATTTCTTTGCATATGGCTCTAGAGTCATTTTATCTGCTTTTCAGGCTTATGCAGATTTCAACCGTGTGAAACATGGATATAAGTATGTCcgtgattcttttttaaatgattttcaccTACATTGGAAACACGTTATATTAGTCATggcctctcctttttctttttccttgttaaaTGAATATTGTGAATTCATGGCAGAAACTTCGGGAATCTTACCTAAATCCCAGTATAAGTGGCAGACTTAAAGAGTTTAACTGTTGTTCGTTTTTGCATGCAAATCATTAGTCCATTTATttatgcatgcattcattcatttagcaccTGCTACGTGTCAGATACAATCCCAGATGTTGACAATATTAAGAAGAAGGATAAAGTATTATCTCTGTCCCTAAAATGCTTTGTAATCTACTGGAGGTCAGACACAAAGACAAGTAAATTTCAGGAAGAGAAAAGTATGAGATATTATGGCACCACATAGGAGTAGGAAGACCTACCTCAATTTTGTTGTGGCAGGGGATAGGGGAGTGTGCAGGGGTGAAGGTAGGgaatggagaaggagaaaattatcAGATTTTCATTCAAAAAAgttcattttgtttattaaaatttatttattaaagttattaaaatgcAGGGTAGGGAAGAGACAGGAAAGGcccaaattaaaaacatgaaatgagGGAatgtttatattcttattctttaACGATAagaaagacatttcattttttgtatagaattctattgttttaaaatttattttaacattgaTCTAATTGATTTTTCCAAATGGAATAGAGAGATGGAGACTAGATCACATCATTAATTAAAATTGCaaagtaattttattataattaagaaattagaaatacatgagggaaaattttaaatattttgtacttATCAATactatatttactttaaatatattgatCTGCGCTTTACAAAAATAGCATGCTATTTGGTGTTTGCAGCTGTAAAAGCAAATTCATTTTGATATAGGATATTTCAAGTTGGATATTGCTTAAATATGGTGTCctttatgtataaaatggaaattcAGTAAACACAGTGATGCATCTGAAGGAAGAATTACCCAAGGAAACATTATGTAATAGTATGAAAATACCTATACACTTGGCAGTTTTCTTTCaactgaatttaaaaagcaaataccaAAGTGATTGAGAAATCTAACTGCCCTAGCAGTTACTACCCTGGCAGTACTAACAATATGCTGCAAAAAATGAATTTGACCTTAGTTTTTTATGACAAAaacttatttttgtaatattactGTAATCTCATTTTaagtagaaaattatatttttattaaattttatttaaaattaattatgtgAAAACAAGTAGCAGTGAttaatgtaaaatacattttgctTTAATTGGGTAATTGAAAACAGAGGAGTTTCATATTGCAATAGAAGTCTCTCATTCCATAAATACGTCATAGAGCCTGAAACCTGAAATTAAGACAGTATCAATACATTTATTAGACTGCCATAAAGATTTTTAATTGATGTTGGTAAGTCAgtaaaactaggaataaaagtgaaaatcctcattctttgttttatgaatctgaagTAGATTGTCATCTAAGAGAAGTGTCTTCTGTATTTTTTACCTTACTAGTTAGAAGTGGCATACAGAATGGTTTTACTAGCCGTAATTAGTTTGTCTTGATTTATGTATAGCCAACcttaagttaaaaaattttagtctgtgcacagtatttttaaaatatttgtaattactGCTCtctatgtttacatatatgtatataatgtatgtatgtgtgtgtatatatgtatgtaggtgtgtgtttgtgtgtgtgtgtgtgtgtgtgtatatatatatatatatatatagtatatccaAACCATAAATACCTAGGCATCATGAAAATTGTCCTTTATAACACTAGTGGATATTATTTTTAAGCGATTTCATTATAAATTCTTTAATAGAAGttaatgtatattattttgtaaaatgctgtTTTAACGATATGGAagaatttatatgtaaataaatttgcTAATGACTTCCATTTAAATTTAAGCTTAATGGTCACATGCCtgaaaaaaatccagatttttcTGGACCAttatttttttggtctttttcctAAAAGAAACATATCTGAATATACAGTATTTCCTATATATCTTATATGGGATACAAATAtgtaagaaacatatttttataaggaGTAAACATAAAAAGAAGCATTGCACAGCAGTTAAGCATTTGAACTCGGAATTCAGATCATCAATATTACCTCCAACAAACTGGGTGACCTGGAACAACTTACTGAACCTTTCTTAAGGTTCTGTCTATCTTTGATTACCTcactaagaaaacagaaatacctTAGGGAGTTGTGAAGATTAACCAAGATAATAATATGTTTAGCATGTTATTTAGCAGTAAATTTTATTGGTAAAAATTCTCTGGTAGTTtctgtgttcaataaatattcatcttAAATTAAGGTGATTAAATCAGTTACTTTATTAAATATACTTCTAATTTTACATTATAGATAATTTATCCTCTAActgattttattgtttgttttaggTTACTTTTCACATAGAACCATATAGCAATCGAGATGATCAAAACATGTACAAAAATGTCAAGTATATTATAGACAAGTGAGTTTcttcaatatttataaatattgttaTATTATCCAGtgataattattgttttaagagtagtacatttaattatatttgaGATTTGAATGATTTatgattattctatttttaataaaattaaattgttattgTAATGAATGTCACCATCATTTCGAGGAACATTGCTGAAGTTCCTTACAATTCACTTTCTTTTTGGAAGATTGCTGTTTTTACTGTTTTACAGGTTTATAGGCTATTTATGATTTctgtaattttgatattttaaattgacaTTATTTTCTAAACCTTCGGAATATagctttatcttttcaaaaagaaggttcagaTTATTAAAAGTGAATTACTTCTTTTAACGCAGTAGACCCAGAgctgatattttcatttatatctaGCCTGATCAAAAAGAATTTATTAatacagttttcattttttgaaagaattttactGATAATAGTCTGTGACAGATGCCATAGTCTTACAAAGAAACTTGTCAGCAACAGTAGAACATTTATCACTGATAGATAAAAAAGCAGTTTATGTATTAATGTAGAGAATCATAGGCTTTTTATGGCATTAGTCATCATTTGTAAACCTCAATATGAGACAGTTAATTACTTGTGTGGTAATGCATCCAGTATCTCATTTTCTAATGTGTaaagttaaaaatgcatttttaattattaCACTTACACAACTGATTCCCCTAAGAAATGGAGCAGTGTGCTCAAACTGCACCGATTCCTTCATTTTCAGTACATAAACAGTTTTTACCTGTGGCAAATTAGTTGTGAATATTCATTTCACTTTTATATATGCTTATTTTCTAGATATGGAAATCATCCAGCCTTTTACAGGTACAAGACGAAGACTGGCAATGCTCTTCCTATGTTTTATGTCTATGATTCCTATATTACCAAGCCTGAAAAATGGGCCAATCTGTTAACCACCTCAGGGTCTTGGAGTATTCGCAATTCTCCTTATGATGGATTGTTTATTGCCCTTCTAGTAGAAGAAAAACATAAGTATGATATTCTTCAAAGTGGTTTTGATGGAATTTACACATATTTTGCCACAAATGGCTTTACTTATGGCTCATCACATCAGAATTGGGCTagcctaaaattattttgtgataaATACAACTTAATATTTATCCCAAGTGTGGGCCCAGGATACATAGATACCAGCATCCGTCCATGGAACACACAAAACACTCGGAACCGAATCAATGGGAAGTATTATGAAATTGCTCTGAGTGCCGCACTTCAGACACACCCCAGCTTAATTTCTATCACCTCTTTTAATGAGTGGCATGAGGGAACTCAGATTGAAAAAGCTGTTCCCAAAAGAACCAGTAATACAGTGTACCTAGATTACCGTCCTCATAAACCAGGTCTTTACCTAGAACTGACTCGCAAGTGGTCTGAAAAATACAGTAAGGAAAGAGCAACTTATGCATTAGATCACCAGCTGCCTGTTTCTTAATGCATTGATTAAAGTTTAATAGTTATCAAAatcacctaatttttaaaaatagctttcgTTTTGAGTTATGGAAAGAAAACTGTCAAAATCAGTATATACTAttagttatatttaaaaatatattttttaaattctttacagATAATATTATAATTGTTACCCTTCACAATACCACATGAGAAAATATCTGAGacaaaatgtatacaaatatattccTTATGGCATAATTTACTGCATTTCTGACTGAAATCAAAATTCTGATTTGATGGCAattgaattttcattttacaataGATAAATGCTTGTGTTACctaaagcacttagcacacagttaaattatatttacatCCTAGACCCAAAGAAATGGGATTGTGTGTATATTTGGGATatctattgaagaaaaaaaaacccttaaaataaTGTACATGCTTCATGTcgtatctttaaaataatttaatcaacTTTATTGTCTTAGTATTTTAGACTCTGGATAACTCTCCAATAATGAGGAAATTCTTAAGAATAACAAAATCACTGTACCTTcctctcagttttgctgtgaacctgaaATGGCtttaaattaatacttttattttttatttaatttaattacataAATTAAACCTTACCATGACCAAATTGTGTTAGGAAGGCTTGCTATCTATAGCACAGTGTGTCATTTGCAGATTTGTGGTTACCTATACCATGCTAGGTGTTTTGACATGTTTAGTGTTTCTGCTTTACAGTGCTGAATTCC is a genomic window of Pongo pygmaeus isolate AG05252 chromosome 5, NHGRI_mPonPyg2-v2.0_pri, whole genome shotgun sequence containing:
- the MANEA gene encoding glycoprotein endo-alpha-1,2-mannosidase, yielding MAKFRRRTCIILALFILFIFSLMMGLKMLRPNTATFGAPFGLDLLPELHQRTIHLGKSFDFQKSDRINSETNTKNLKSVEITMKPSKASELNLDELPPLNNYLHVFYYSWYGNPQFDGKYIHWNHPVLEHWDPRIAKNYPQGRHNPPDDIGSSFYPELGSYSSRDPSVIETHMRQMRSASIGVLALSWYPPDVNDENGEPTDNLVPTILDKAHKYNLKVTFHIEPYSNRDDQNMYKNVKYIIDKYGNHPAFYRYKTKTGNALPMFYVYDSYITKPEKWANLLTTSGSWSIRNSPYDGLFIALLVEEKHKYDILQSGFDGIYTYFATNGFTYGSSHQNWASLKLFCDKYNLIFIPSVGPGYIDTSIRPWNTQNTRNRINGKYYEIALSAALQTHPSLISITSFNEWHEGTQIEKAVPKRTSNTVYLDYRPHKPGLYLELTRKWSEKYSKERATYALDHQLPVS